Within the Spirochaetota bacterium genome, the region TTTCCCAGGCCATGGGGTCCGCCCAGGACCAGGGGGTCCTCGCGTCTCCCCGACCGGTCCCACATCTCGCCCCATAATAAATCCGGAAGCCCTGACACGTGGTCAACGTGGAAGTGGGTGAGAAACACCGCCGCCAGGTTCTTATAGTTGAACGCCGTGTGGTCGAGCCTTGAGAGCTGGTGATAGGCGCCCCCGCCGAAATCCACGCAAATAATTTCCTCCCCGTTCGACAGGGCCAGGGAGGAAGGATTGCGCGGCGTCGCGTTGCAGGTTCCCGTTCCCAGGAATGCGAGCGTAAGGGACATGCGTTGCCTCCAAAAAACCGAAGGCGCGGAAACGGTTCCGCGCCTTCGTGATCGTTCACGTGAAGTCCGGTGTTTCTTACTGGTTGCCCAGCTTCTTCTCTATCTTGGGCTTCATGGCGTCCATCATTGACTTCGCCGCATCGGCGCCGGCCTTAGTGTCGCCGCCCTTCGATTCTTCCATCTTGGCCTTGGCATCGCCGGTCGCCTTGTCGGCCTCTTCCTTGCTCTTGTCCTTTATGTCCCCGATGTTCTTCTTGTCGGTTTCCTTCTGGTCCGCGACGCGCGCCTTGTCCTCGCTCTTCTGCTTGTCGAGCATTTCCTTGTTGGCCTTGCGCTGGTCTTCGACGGCCTTCTTGATTTCTTCCCTCTGCTGGCGCATCTTTTCCCAGATCTCTTTCTTCATCTCGCGGATGTCGGCGAGTATCTTGAGCCTGCGCTTCTTGTCGTCGGAAAGCTGCTTCTTGACCATGTCCTTTCCCTTCACGACGTCGACTTCCTCATCCTGGTTGACGACGACGGCCTTGTCGCCGGGCTTGGAATTGTTCTTAACCTCGACGGCCCCGTCGACCACCGCGATGTTGCCCTTCGCGTCGTCCTCGGTCAGCAGGAATTCGGTGCCGCGCACGCCGGCAGTCGTGGTCGGGGATTTGACCTCGTAGACATCGCCCTTTGCGAGCTTCGAGGAAATCTTGGAGAACATCTCACCCTTTTCCACGTACAGGGAGGTCTCTTCGTTGTTGGTCGCAACATAGGTGGAGAGGGACTTCACTTCGACGATCGTGTTTCCGGTCACCTTGATGGCGTTCTCGCCAAAATATATCTCGATGCTGGAATTGTCGCCCGTGGTCTTGATCTTCATGCCTTCTTTGATCGCGTCCTCGACCTTGGCTTTCGATTCCTTTCCGTCCATTATAAGGAACGCGTCACCCACGACGAAGTTCACCACGCCCGCGCGGGCGACCTTTTCCTTCGCCTTGTCCTTGGAACACCCGGCCGCGGCGAACACGAACGCGCACGCGACGATCATTGCAAGAATCCTTTTCATGAGACCCTCCTGTACTTATAACTGAATAGTTCTTTCGGCTCCACGTCTGGTGCAAAGAAGCTAATCACCGGAAGAGGCCACCGTCAAGCATTAATTATCCCCGCGAGGGGAGGCGCAGGAAGCCCGTCGGGAAGGCCGCGCACAGCTCCTTCACCTGCGCCTGCACCCGCGCGAGCACCGCGTCGTCGTTCATCCCGTCCACGATGTCGCCTATGAGCGCGCCCACCTTCTTGAATTCCTGAATGCCAAGGCCGCGCGTGGTGAGCGCGGGACTGCCCAGCCGGATGCCGCTCGTGACCATGGGCGACTTGTCGTCGAAGGGCACGCCGTTCTTGTTGCAGGTGATGCCCGCGGCCTCGAGCCGGTTCGCGACATCGCGCCCGGTCAGGTTCTTGTTCCGCAGGTCGACGAGCATGAGGTGGTTGTCGGTGCCGCCCGACACGAGCTTGAATCCCCTGGAGAGAAGGGTATCGGCGAGCGCCCCCGCGTTGGCGATCACCTGCGCCGAGTAGTCCTTGAACGCGGGCTCGAGCGCCTCCTTGAACGCGACCGCCTTTGCCGCGACGGTGTTCATGAGGGGGCCGCCCTGGATGCCGGGGAAGATGAACTTGTTCATCACGGCCTCGTGCGGCGCCTTCGCGAGGATGACCCCTCCCCGCGGACCGCGCAGGGTTTTGTGGGTGGTCATGGTGACATAGTCCGATACCGGCACGGGCGAGGGATGGTGCCCCGTGGCCACCAGGCCCGCGATATGCGCGATGTCGACCATGAGCAGCGCGCCCACGCTGTCGGCGATCTCGCGGAACTTCGCGAAATCGATGATGCGCGGATACGCCGATGCGCCGGCGATGATGACTTTGGGCTTGTGTTCCTTCGCGACGTCGGCGGCCATTTTGTAGTCGATGAGATTGGTGTCCTGCGTGACGCCGTAGGAAACCACTTTATAATAGAGTCCCGAAAAGTTCACCGGCGAGCCATGCGAGAGGTGCCCGCCGTGCGCCAGGTTCATTCCCATGAACGTATCGCCGGGCTTCAGGACCGACATGAGCACCGCC harbors:
- a CDS encoding serine hydroxymethyltransferase, with product MATAKGDRFLKTADPEVFEIIERENRRQENSLILIASENYTSQAVLEASSCTMTNKYSEGYAGKRYYNGCQHVDAVEVVAIERIKKIFGADAANVQPHSGTQANMAVLMSVLKPGDTFMGMNLAHGGHLSHGSPVNFSGLYYKVVSYGVTQDTNLIDYKMAADVAKEHKPKVIIAGASAYPRIIDFAKFREIADSVGALLMVDIAHIAGLVATGHHPSPVPVSDYVTMTTHKTLRGPRGGVILAKAPHEAVMNKFIFPGIQGGPLMNTVAAKAVAFKEALEPAFKDYSAQVIANAGALADTLLSRGFKLVSGGTDNHLMLVDLRNKNLTGRDVANRLEAAGITCNKNGVPFDDKSPMVTSGIRLGSPALTTRGLGIQEFKKVGALIGDIVDGMNDDAVLARVQAQVKELCAAFPTGFLRLPSRG